One Dictyostelium discoideum AX4 chromosome 3 chromosome, whole genome shotgun sequence genomic region harbors:
- the nhp2l1 gene encoding U4/U6 small nuclear ribonucleoprotein, protein MADSSNNEKAKPLADSKLTLTILDLIQQSNNLGQLKKGANECTKAVSRSTAEFVVLAADAEPLEILLHIPLLCEDKNIPYVFVSSKSELGRACDVSRPVVACAVTVDDKSQLKSQITNVKDSLDRLWIV, encoded by the exons atg gCCGATTCTTCAAATAACGAAAAAGCTAAACCATTAGCTGATAGCAAACTTACTCTTACCATTTTGGATCTTATTCAACAATCAAACAATTTAGGCCAATTAAAGAAAGGTGCTAACGAATGTACCAAAGCCGTTTCACGTAGTACTgctgaatttgttgttttagCCGCTGATGCTGAACCattagaaattttattacACATTCCATTATTATGTGAAGATAAGAATATTCCATACGTTTTCGTTTCAAGCAAATCCGAACTCGGTAGAGCTTGTGATGTTTCAAGACCAGTTGTTGCTTGTGCTGTTACTGTCGATGATAAGAGTCAATTGAAATCTCAAATCACTAACGTTAAAGATTCATTAGACAGATTATGGATCGTTTAA